A stretch of Methylogaea oryzae DNA encodes these proteins:
- a CDS encoding hydrogenase small subunit → MSDQQDSFYAVMRRQGITRRSFLKYCSLTASAMALGPQFVGQIAHAMETKPRTPVLWLHGLECTCCSESFIRSAHPLAKDVVLSMLSLDYDDTLMAAAGHQAEAALENTIRKYKGRYILAVEGNPPLNEDGMFCIVGGKPFVEQLRYAAKDAMAVIAWGSCASNGCVQAAKPNPTQATPIHKVITDKPIVKVPGCPPIAEVMTGVITYLLTFDKLPELDAQGRPKMFYGQRIHDKCYRRPHFDAGQFVEHWDDDAARQGHCLYKVGCKGPTTYNACSTVRWNEGTSYPIQSGHGCLGCSEENFWDKGSFYDRVTDLNLFGVESNADQVGLAAAGAMGAAIAAHAAASVLKKPEKSL, encoded by the coding sequence ATGAGCGACCAGCAGGACAGTTTTTATGCCGTGATGCGCCGCCAGGGCATCACCCGGCGCAGTTTCCTCAAATATTGCAGTCTCACCGCCTCGGCCATGGCCTTGGGGCCGCAATTCGTCGGGCAAATCGCCCATGCCATGGAAACCAAGCCGCGCACGCCGGTGCTGTGGCTGCACGGGCTGGAATGCACCTGCTGCTCGGAATCCTTCATCCGTTCCGCCCATCCCCTGGCCAAGGACGTGGTACTGTCCATGCTGTCCCTGGACTACGACGACACCCTGATGGCCGCCGCCGGCCACCAGGCGGAAGCGGCGCTGGAAAACACCATCCGGAAGTACAAGGGCCGCTACATCCTGGCGGTGGAAGGCAACCCGCCCCTCAACGAGGACGGCATGTTCTGCATCGTCGGCGGCAAGCCCTTCGTGGAACAGCTGCGCTACGCCGCCAAGGACGCCATGGCGGTGATCGCCTGGGGCTCCTGCGCCTCCAACGGCTGCGTGCAGGCGGCCAAGCCCAATCCCACCCAGGCCACGCCCATCCACAAAGTCATCACCGACAAGCCCATCGTCAAGGTGCCGGGCTGCCCGCCCATCGCCGAAGTGATGACCGGCGTCATCACCTATCTGCTGACTTTCGACAAGCTGCCGGAACTGGACGCCCAGGGCCGGCCGAAGATGTTCTACGGCCAGCGCATCCACGACAAATGCTACCGCCGGCCCCACTTCGACGCCGGCCAGTTCGTCGAACACTGGGACGACGACGCGGCGCGCCAGGGCCACTGCTTGTACAAAGTCGGCTGCAAGGGACCGACCACCTACAACGCCTGCTCCACGGTGCGCTGGAACGAAGGCACCTCCTACCCCATCCAATCCGGCCACGGCTGCCTGGGCTGTTCCGAAGAAAACTTCTGGGACAAGGGCTCGTTCTACGACCGCGTCACCGACCTCAACCTGTTCGGCGTGGAAAGCAACGCCGACCAAGTGGGTTTGGCGGCGGCCGGCGCCATGGGCGCGGCCATAGCGGCGCACGCGGCGGCTTCGGTGCTGAAGAAGCCGGAGAAATCGCTGTAG
- a CDS encoding YybH family protein produces MNRRPIRCLACAVALLAATPADAEEPAQRIAEADLAGWNSAMSRGRPDDIPSLLTGDAMLIAPDGGASHGGDSIRRFWESLMAMRNGHYRLKLLTARRENADTVVSRAELIGAAPLGKAGNVITYRYQGLLHHVLKRTPDGAWRVQVQRWRSEESR; encoded by the coding sequence ATGAACCGCCGCCCGATTCGTTGCCTCGCCTGTGCCGTCGCTTTACTGGCCGCAACGCCGGCTGACGCAGAGGAGCCGGCCCAGCGCATCGCCGAGGCGGACTTGGCGGGCTGGAACAGCGCCATGTCCCGGGGGCGGCCGGACGATATCCCCAGTCTGCTGACCGGCGACGCCATGCTGATCGCACCGGACGGCGGTGCCTCCCACGGCGGCGACTCCATCCGCCGTTTTTGGGAAAGCCTGATGGCCATGCGCAACGGCCACTACCGCCTCAAACTGCTGACGGCGCGGCGGGAGAACGCCGACACGGTGGTCAGCCGCGCCGAACTCATCGGCGCCGCCCCGCTGGGCAAGGCCGGCAACGTCATCACCTACCGTTACCAAGGCTTACTGCACCACGTGCTCAAGCGCACGCCGGACGGCGCCTGGCGGGTGCAAGTGCAACGCTGGCGCAGCGAGGAGAGCCGTTAA
- a CDS encoding HyaD/HybD family hydrogenase maturation endopeptidase, with protein MRVLILGIGNLLWADEGFGVRVVQALERRYAFPPNVTLLDGGTQGLGLIPYVQACDTLVIADAVDFRQEPGSLLQAVDDEVPQYLSSGKLSLHQVSFQEVLALCRLMGQGPSRLCVVGVQPVLLEDYGGSLTPQVKAQLEPAMARILAYLQSLGIAAGPRDESPSDAALDMDVYERLRPSAQQACRIGDARLLDGSR; from the coding sequence ATGCGCGTCCTGATCCTGGGCATAGGCAATCTGCTGTGGGCCGACGAAGGCTTCGGCGTGCGCGTGGTGCAGGCCCTGGAGCGGCGCTACGCGTTTCCGCCGAACGTCACCCTGTTGGACGGCGGCACCCAGGGCTTGGGCCTGATTCCCTACGTGCAGGCCTGCGATACCCTGGTGATCGCCGACGCGGTGGACTTCCGCCAAGAGCCCGGCAGCTTGCTGCAAGCAGTGGACGACGAGGTACCGCAGTACTTGTCCTCGGGCAAGCTGAGCCTGCACCAGGTCAGTTTCCAGGAAGTCCTGGCCTTGTGCCGGCTGATGGGCCAAGGCCCCAGCCGGCTGTGCGTGGTCGGCGTGCAGCCGGTGCTGCTGGAGGACTATGGCGGCAGCCTGACGCCCCAGGTCAAGGCACAACTGGAGCCGGCCATGGCGCGCATCCTCGCCTACCTGCAATCGCTGGGCATCGCCGCCGGCCCACGGGACGAAAGCCCTTCCGACGCGGCCCTGGACATGGACGTCTACGAACGGCTGCGCCCCAGCGCCCAACAGGCCTGCCGCATCGGCGACGCCCGCTTGCTCGACGGGAGCCGCTAG
- a CDS encoding HypC/HybG/HupF family hydrogenase formation chaperone, with protein sequence MCIGIPMQILESGEHNALCQGPDGPRIVDTRLVGQPPAGAWLLVFMHAAREVIDAQRAQQIQDALLALQQAMAGDADLDRWFPDLAGREPQLPDFLQPPTRP encoded by the coding sequence GTGTGCATCGGCATCCCCATGCAAATACTGGAAAGCGGCGAGCACAACGCCCTGTGCCAGGGTCCCGACGGCCCCCGCATCGTCGACACTCGTTTGGTGGGCCAGCCCCCCGCCGGCGCCTGGCTGCTGGTGTTCATGCACGCGGCCCGCGAAGTGATCGACGCCCAGCGGGCGCAGCAAATCCAGGACGCCTTGCTGGCCCTGCAACAGGCCATGGCCGGCGACGCCGACCTGGACCGCTGGTTTCCCGACCTGGCCGGACGGGAACCGCAATTGCCCGATTTCCTCCAGCCGCCGACCCGCCCATGA
- the cybH gene encoding Ni/Fe-hydrogenase, b-type cytochrome subunit translates to MSNVLSLPDRIYVYEKPVRLWHWLNAAAIVALMATGWLIAHPPLAGGGEASGHFLMGYIRFAHFSAGYILAIGLIGRAYWALVGNRYARELFAPAVHDPRWWSGLWHELLWYAFLVQEPRKHAGHNPLAGLAMFLFYVLGGLFMIASGFALYGEGAGGWAATAFGWLLPALGGSQQVHSLHHLGMWYLLVFTLTHIYVAVREQHLSRQTVASTMVDGWRVWKDDRP, encoded by the coding sequence ATGTCCAACGTGTTATCCCTGCCCGACCGCATTTACGTCTACGAAAAGCCGGTGCGTCTGTGGCACTGGCTCAACGCCGCCGCCATCGTCGCGCTAATGGCGACCGGCTGGCTGATCGCCCACCCGCCGCTAGCCGGCGGCGGCGAGGCCAGCGGCCACTTCCTCATGGGCTATATCCGCTTTGCGCATTTTTCCGCCGGCTACATCCTGGCGATAGGCTTGATCGGCCGTGCCTATTGGGCGCTAGTAGGCAACCGCTACGCCCGCGAATTGTTCGCCCCGGCCGTGCACGATCCCCGTTGGTGGAGCGGACTGTGGCACGAGCTGCTTTGGTATGCGTTCCTGGTGCAGGAGCCGCGCAAGCACGCCGGCCACAATCCCCTGGCGGGCTTGGCCATGTTCCTCTTCTACGTGTTGGGCGGCCTGTTCATGATCGCCAGCGGCTTCGCCCTCTACGGCGAAGGCGCCGGCGGCTGGGCGGCAACGGCTTTCGGCTGGCTGCTGCCGGCCCTGGGCGGCAGCCAGCAGGTGCACAGCCTGCACCATCTGGGCATGTGGTATTTGCTGGTGTTCACCCTCACCCACATCTACGTGGCCGTGCGCGAACAGCATCTGTCGCGGCAAACCGTCGCCAGCACCATGGTCGACGGCTGGCGGGTGTGGAAGGACGACAGGCCCTGA
- a CDS encoding nickel-dependent hydrogenase large subunit — MTVIQTPNGYTLNDEGTRIVVDPVTRIEGHLRCEVNIDENNVIRNAVSSGTMWRGLEIILKGRDPRDAWAFTERICGVCTGTHALTSVRAVEDALGIQIPENANSIRNIMQLTLQAHDHLVHFYHLHALDWVDVVSALKADPKATSALAQSISPWPNSSPGYFQDIASRLKKFVESGQLGPFSNGYWGNPAYKLPPEANLMAVAHYLEALDFQKDIVKIHAVYGGKNPHPNWLVGGVPCAINVDGAGGAVNMERLNLVSSIIDRTIEFIEQVYLPDLKAIASFYKDWQYGGGLSATNVLSYGDIPEKANDRSAGNLILPRGAIIGGNLKEVHEVDLKDPAQIQEFVTHSWYRYSNDDQGLHPFDGVTEPHFALGHKTKGTKTHIENLDESAKYSWIKAPRWKGHAMEVGPLARYIIGYAQGMPAIKEPVDQLLGELGLPVTALFSTLGRTAARGLEAQYCAHQMRHFQDKLVKNIKAGDLTTANVSRWDPSTWPKEAQGVGTTEAPRGALGHWIKIKDGKIDNYQCIVPTTWNGSPRDPKGNIGAFEAALMNTQVAKPEEPLEILRTLHSFDPCLACSTHVMDQDGKELLQVKVR, encoded by the coding sequence ATGACCGTCATCCAAACCCCCAACGGCTACACCCTCAACGACGAAGGCACACGCATCGTGGTGGACCCGGTGACCCGCATCGAAGGCCACCTGCGTTGCGAGGTCAACATCGACGAGAACAACGTCATCCGCAACGCCGTATCCAGCGGCACCATGTGGCGCGGCCTGGAAATCATCCTCAAGGGCCGCGATCCGCGCGACGCCTGGGCCTTCACCGAAAGGATCTGCGGCGTCTGCACCGGCACCCACGCCCTCACCTCGGTGCGGGCGGTGGAAGACGCGCTGGGCATACAGATACCGGAAAACGCCAACAGCATCCGCAACATCATGCAGTTGACGCTGCAGGCCCACGACCACTTGGTGCATTTCTACCATTTGCACGCCCTGGACTGGGTGGACGTGGTCAGCGCCCTCAAGGCCGATCCCAAGGCGACTTCCGCCCTGGCCCAGAGCATATCGCCCTGGCCCAATTCCTCGCCCGGCTATTTCCAGGACATCGCCAGCCGGTTGAAGAAGTTCGTGGAAAGCGGCCAGTTGGGGCCGTTCAGCAACGGCTACTGGGGCAACCCGGCCTACAAGCTGCCGCCGGAAGCCAACCTGATGGCCGTGGCTCATTACCTGGAAGCGCTGGATTTCCAGAAGGACATCGTCAAGATCCACGCCGTCTACGGCGGCAAAAACCCCCACCCCAACTGGCTGGTGGGCGGCGTGCCCTGCGCCATCAATGTGGACGGGGCCGGCGGCGCGGTGAACATGGAACGGTTGAATCTGGTGTCGTCCATCATCGACCGAACAATTGAGTTTATTGAGCAGGTGTATCTGCCCGACCTGAAAGCCATCGCTTCCTTCTACAAGGATTGGCAATACGGCGGCGGCCTGTCGGCCACCAACGTGCTCAGCTACGGCGACATTCCGGAAAAGGCCAACGACCGCTCGGCGGGCAATTTGATCCTGCCGCGCGGCGCCATCATCGGCGGCAACCTCAAGGAAGTGCACGAGGTAGACCTGAAGGACCCGGCGCAAATCCAGGAATTCGTCACCCATTCCTGGTACCGCTACAGCAACGACGACCAGGGCCTGCATCCTTTCGACGGCGTCACCGAGCCGCACTTCGCCCTGGGCCATAAAACCAAAGGCACCAAGACCCACATCGAAAACCTGGACGAAAGCGCCAAGTATTCCTGGATCAAGGCGCCGCGCTGGAAAGGCCACGCCATGGAAGTGGGCCCGTTGGCCCGCTACATCATCGGCTACGCCCAGGGGATGCCGGCCATAAAGGAGCCGGTGGACCAGCTCTTGGGCGAATTGGGCCTGCCGGTGACGGCGCTGTTCTCCACCCTGGGCCGCACCGCCGCCCGCGGCTTGGAAGCGCAGTACTGCGCCCACCAGATGAGGCACTTCCAGGACAAGCTGGTGAAAAACATCAAGGCCGGCGACTTGACCACCGCCAACGTGAGCCGTTGGGATCCCAGCACCTGGCCCAAGGAAGCCCAGGGCGTGGGCACCACGGAAGCGCCGCGCGGCGCCCTGGGCCACTGGATCAAGATCAAGGACGGCAAGATCGACAACTACCAGTGCATCGTGCCCACCACGTGGAACGGCTCGCCGCGCGACCCGAAAGGCAATATCGGCGCTTTCGAAGCCGCGCTGATGAACACCCAGGTGGCCAAGCCGGAAGAGCCCTTGGAAATTCTCCGCACCCTGCACAGCTTCGATCCCTGCCTGGCCTGCTCCACCCACGTGATGGACCAGGACGGCAAGGAGTTGTTGCAGGTGAAGGTGCGATAG
- the hypA gene encoding hydrogenase maturation nickel metallochaperone HypA — MHELSLCQGILDTLETESRKQNFHRVRSVQLEIGALSGVDEEALRFGWEAVSPATLAAGSVLDIVRIPGSAWCFDCQDTVQVEQYYDPCPRCQGHKLQVNGGEQLKIKQLEVE; from the coding sequence ATGCACGAACTATCCCTCTGCCAAGGCATCCTCGACACCCTGGAAACCGAATCCCGCAAACAAAACTTCCATCGCGTACGCAGCGTGCAACTGGAAATCGGCGCTTTGAGCGGGGTGGATGAAGAAGCCCTGCGCTTCGGCTGGGAGGCGGTCAGTCCCGCCACGCTGGCGGCCGGATCGGTGCTGGACATTGTGCGGATTCCCGGCAGCGCCTGGTGTTTCGATTGCCAGGACACGGTGCAGGTGGAGCAATACTACGATCCCTGCCCCCGCTGCCAAGGCCACAAGCTGCAAGTGAACGGCGGCGAGCAACTGAAGATCAAGCAACTCGAGGTGGAATGA
- a CDS encoding hydrogenase expression/formation protein, whose protein sequence is MNNALPLFAESPLPGCADAADCDYPPLPQGMHTYRAPNLHGCDPQAAAGGRTLLAEIARHMAGAEPEGRWDLAALDAPSRRFVGEVLGRGEIGIRIAADRRRLEMEESVFAGLWQIRALGEDGTVQDYLETGPLPAAVLHWAERLTAGQPPSLPQHYPAGVMNAPAVLAEIAGKSQKYSPGRESVVNLSLLPMTPEDVAVLSDTLGLAGLSLVSKGYGDCRIHLTRLPGVWWVQYFNSPGQMILNTLEITRMPSVALAAAEDLADSAARLAETLAELDR, encoded by the coding sequence ATGAATAACGCCCTGCCCCTCTTTGCCGAATCCCCCCTGCCCGGCTGTGCCGATGCCGCGGATTGCGACTACCCGCCCCTGCCGCAGGGCATGCACACCTACCGGGCGCCGAACCTGCACGGCTGCGACCCGCAAGCCGCCGCCGGCGGACGCACGTTGCTGGCGGAAATCGCCCGGCATATGGCCGGCGCCGAGCCGGAAGGCCGCTGGGACCTCGCCGCGCTGGACGCCCCCAGCCGCCGCTTCGTCGGCGAAGTGCTGGGCCGGGGCGAAATCGGCATACGCATCGCCGCCGACCGCCGGCGCCTGGAAATGGAGGAATCGGTGTTCGCCGGCCTGTGGCAAATCCGCGCCCTGGGCGAGGACGGCACGGTGCAGGACTACCTGGAAACCGGCCCCCTGCCGGCCGCGGTGCTCCACTGGGCCGAACGCCTCACCGCCGGCCAGCCACCGTCCCTGCCGCAGCACTACCCGGCCGGCGTCATGAACGCCCCGGCGGTGCTGGCGGAAATCGCCGGCAAATCGCAGAAATATAGCCCCGGCCGGGAAAGCGTCGTCAACCTGTCCCTGCTGCCCATGACGCCGGAAGACGTGGCCGTGCTGAGCGATACCCTGGGCCTGGCCGGCCTGTCCCTGGTGTCCAAGGGCTACGGCGACTGCCGCATCCATCTCACCCGGCTGCCCGGGGTGTGGTGGGTGCAGTATTTCAATTCGCCCGGCCAGATGATCCTCAACACCCTGGAAATCACCCGCATGCCGTCGGTGGCCCTGGCGGCCGCGGAGGACCTGGCCGACTCCGCCGCCCGGCTGGCGGAAACCCTGGCCGAACTGGATCGATGA
- a CDS encoding nickel-dependent hydrogenase large subunit — protein sequence MPPSAAGILLRCTVQHGRVAAVELTPHRPYPVAKLLPGRTPAEALRLFAHLFALCPEAHGCAASAAIADALGIEPPPALRAWQECRRRLEIVKENGLYLLRQQPPADPAPAQRLLATHHKLAQAMGGTALYWPTDGAPVIDRAAIGAGLAELEQGLAELCGEFWRTPNADLGSIHRWQAGGDSPAARLLHRYAQAGWADFGRCAVQRLPELPSDALPRHLASADAEASPPIWQGQPRETGSYARWADTALIRAARDRHSNGLYTRALARLAELKALFRGLAAALPSELPALLPPPPRDGGVGAAQTEAPRGRLIHRVALAEGRIRDYRILAPTEWNFHPQGLLPQALLNAPADERLAARIDALLRAVDPCVDFRLRLEHA from the coding sequence ATGCCGCCGTCCGCCGCCGGCATCCTGCTGCGCTGCACCGTGCAACACGGCCGCGTCGCCGCGGTGGAGTTGACGCCCCACCGGCCCTACCCGGTGGCCAAGCTGTTGCCCGGCCGCACGCCGGCGGAAGCGTTGCGGCTGTTCGCCCACCTATTCGCCCTGTGCCCGGAGGCGCACGGCTGCGCCGCCTCGGCAGCCATCGCGGACGCCCTGGGCATAGAGCCGCCGCCGGCCCTGCGGGCTTGGCAGGAATGCCGGCGCAGGCTGGAGATCGTCAAGGAAAACGGCCTGTATCTGCTGCGCCAGCAACCGCCGGCCGATCCCGCGCCGGCCCAGCGCCTGCTGGCCACCCACCATAAACTGGCGCAAGCGATGGGCGGCACGGCGCTGTACTGGCCGACGGACGGGGCGCCGGTCATCGACCGCGCCGCCATCGGCGCAGGGCTGGCGGAACTGGAACAGGGGCTGGCGGAGCTGTGCGGCGAATTCTGGCGCACGCCGAACGCCGACCTGGGGAGCATCCACCGCTGGCAAGCGGGCGGCGATTCGCCCGCCGCCCGCTTGCTGCACCGTTACGCCCAAGCCGGCTGGGCGGATTTCGGCCGCTGCGCGGTGCAGCGGCTGCCGGAATTGCCGAGCGACGCACTGCCCCGTCACCTGGCGTCGGCCGACGCCGAGGCATCGCCGCCGATTTGGCAGGGCCAACCCCGCGAAACCGGCAGTTACGCCCGCTGGGCGGATACGGCGCTGATCCGCGCCGCCCGCGACCGCCACAGCAACGGCCTCTACACCCGCGCCCTGGCCCGGCTGGCGGAGCTCAAGGCGCTGTTTCGCGGCTTGGCCGCCGCGCTGCCCAGCGAGCTTCCGGCGCTCCTGCCCCCGCCGCCGCGCGACGGCGGCGTCGGCGCGGCGCAAACCGAGGCCCCTCGCGGCCGCTTGATCCACCGGGTGGCGCTGGCCGAAGGCCGTATCCGCGACTATCGCATCCTGGCGCCGACGGAATGGAACTTCCATCCGCAAGGCCTGCTGCCCCAGGCGTTGCTGAACGCGCCGGCGGACGAACGGCTGGCGGCCCGCATCGACGCCCTGCTGCGCGCCGTCGATCCCTGCGTTGACTTTCGCCTGCGGCTGGAACACGCTTAG
- a CDS encoding HupE/UreJ family protein — MRLTTAFLAGLAVLAAPAALAHTGVHPLDGFLAGFTHPFAGLDHLLAMLGVGLWAAAVAPRRAWLLPLVFVAVMAAGAGLAVAGLPLAGEETGIAASVLLLGLLMASMARLGIGHAALLVGLFALFHGHAHGAEMAAGADFSAYAAGFAAATALLHIAGIALGWSLLRVPVLYRGLGGLMGAWGTFLLFA; from the coding sequence ATGCGTTTGACTACTGCGTTCCTAGCCGGCCTGGCAGTGCTGGCCGCACCCGCCGCCCTGGCCCACACCGGCGTCCATCCGCTGGACGGATTCCTGGCTGGCTTCACCCACCCCTTTGCCGGCCTCGACCATCTGCTGGCCATGCTCGGCGTCGGCCTGTGGGCGGCGGCCGTGGCGCCGCGCCGGGCTTGGCTGCTGCCGCTGGTGTTCGTGGCGGTGATGGCGGCGGGTGCCGGTTTGGCGGTGGCCGGTTTGCCCTTGGCGGGCGAGGAAACCGGCATCGCCGCTTCCGTGCTGTTGCTGGGCCTGCTGATGGCGAGCATGGCGCGCTTGGGCATCGGCCATGCCGCCCTGCTGGTGGGTTTGTTCGCGTTGTTCCACGGCCACGCCCATGGCGCGGAAATGGCGGCGGGGGCCGATTTTTCGGCCTATGCCGCGGGTTTCGCCGCGGCCACCGCGTTGCTGCACATCGCCGGCATCGCGCTGGGCTGGTCGCTGCTGCGCGTGCCCGTGCTGTATCGCGGCCTGGGCGGACTGATGGGCGCCTGGGGCACATTCCTGTTGTTTGCGTAG